From Astatotilapia calliptera chromosome 19, fAstCal1.2, whole genome shotgun sequence, a single genomic window includes:
- the ipcef1 gene encoding interactor protein for cytohesin exchange factors 1 isoform X2: MVYYHCQRHRGYLAVWTNLLKNQAAFPISVTPSMAADDYNPVSLRHKSKKKSRGGNGTMSRRRISVKELGQPDHQGWLYRKKESKGFLGMKWKKYWFVLKKTALYWYTNQLAEKAEGYIDLTNFMIDRAIECKKKYAFKACHPQVMMFYFAAESYEDMNLWVNKLGLASIQYEQTEVNASAECYSEASDHEEAETTEIPPPPYSEQTLRDSSNASGPPGSTHQGTLPPPYSSAVPSEANGSLSSPVSTITSQSSASSLTKQRQSWLDLVSQASPSAGETAVVCSAQVHSHQPPQKETAEETRLENLATQDSSGTESNEETPSAEGEDQREVLRTQNKGNHENGSDEMEKLYIHLKEASLSPIGERKPSTKKEFRTSFVRRCKNQAVNDKLHLIRTLNSTLKAKEADLQAIEQILSDPELTSDKFREWKEANGPLVQEICVTHIQQVASEAAKAEASVIAAPVVETSL; encoded by the exons ATGGTTTATTATCACTGTCAGAGGCACAGAGGATACTTAGCTGTTTGGACGAACCTTTTAAAGAACCAG GCTGCTTTCCCCATATCCGTGACTCCTTCAATGGCTGCCGATGACTACAACCCT GTCTCCCTCCGACACAAATCCAAGAAGAAGAGCCGAGGAG GCAATGGTACGATGAGCAGAAGACGGATCTCGGTCAAAGAGCTCGGCCAGCCAGACCACCAGGGCTGGCTgtacaggaagaaagaaagcaaaggcTTTCTGGGTATGAAATGGAAGAAGTACTGGTTTGTGCTGAAGAAGACTGCTCTCTACTGGTATACCAACCAGCTG GCAGAAAAAGCTGAAGGCTACATCGACCTCACAAACTTCATGATCGACAGAGCCATCGAGTGCAAGAAGAAATA TGCATTCAAAGCTTGTCACCCGCAAGTTatgatgttttattttgctgccGAGAGCTACGAGGACATGAACTT gTGGGTGAATAAGCTTGGGCTGGCCTCCATTCAGTATGAGCAAACAGAAGTAAACGCTTCGGCCG AGTGTTATAGTGAAGCTAGTGATCACGAAGAAGCTGAAACCACAGAGATACCTCCTCCACCGTACTCTGAACAGACCCTGCGGGACTCCTCGAATGCCTCCGGTCCGCCTGGTAGCACACATCAG GGTACCCTTCCTCCCCCTTACTCCTCTGCAGTCCCCAGCGAAGCTAACGGTTCGCTCTCCTCACCTGTCAGTACGATCACATCTCAGAGCTCCGCCTCTTCGCTCACCAAGCAAAGACAGTCCTGGTTGGACCTCGTCTCGCAGGCATCTCCTTCTGCTGGGGAAACAGCAGTGGTGTGCTCAGCCCAGGTCCACTCGCATCAGCCTCCACAAAAGGAGACGGCAGAGGAAACAAGGCTGGAGAACTTGGCCACCCAGGACTCCTCGGGCACTGAATCTAATGAGGAAACGCCTTCAGCTGAGGGGGAAGATCAGAGGGAAGTTCTAAGGACGCAAAATAAAG GCAATCATGAGAACGGCTCCGATGAGATGGAGAAGCTGTATATTCACCTGAAGGAGGCCAGTCTGTCGCCGATAGGAGAACGTAAACCATCCACGAAAAAGGAATTTAGGACCTCCTTCGTAAGACGCTGCAAAAACCAGGCTGTCAATGACAAGCTGCACCTTATCAGGACACTCAACAGCACATTAAAG GCGAAAGAGGCGGACTTGCAGGCAATAGAACAGATCCTGTCTGACCCGGAGCTTACCTCAGACAAGTTCAGAGAGTGGAAGGAGGCCAACGGACCTCTGGTGCAGGAGATCTGTGTCACACACATCCAGCAGGTGGCGTCAGAGGCCGCAAAGGCTGAAGCGTCGGTCATAGCCGCTCCTGTGGTAGAGACCAGTTTATAA
- the ipcef1 gene encoding interactor protein for cytohesin exchange factors 1 isoform X1, which translates to MFGKVWSTFEQRFRDRLLSLRLWWKAAFPISVTPSMAADDYNPVSLRHKSKKKSRGGNGTMSRRRISVKELGQPDHQGWLYRKKESKGFLGMKWKKYWFVLKKTALYWYTNQLAEKAEGYIDLTNFMIDRAIECKKKYAFKACHPQVMMFYFAAESYEDMNLWVNKLGLASIQYEQTEVNASAECYSEASDHEEAETTEIPPPPYSEQTLRDSSNASGPPGSTHQGTLPPPYSSAVPSEANGSLSSPVSTITSQSSASSLTKQRQSWLDLVSQASPSAGETAVVCSAQVHSHQPPQKETAEETRLENLATQDSSGTESNEETPSAEGEDQREVLRTQNKGNHENGSDEMEKLYIHLKEASLSPIGERKPSTKKEFRTSFVRRCKNQAVNDKLHLIRTLNSTLKAKEADLQAIEQILSDPELTSDKFREWKEANGPLVQEICVTHIQQVASEAAKAEASVIAAPVVETSL; encoded by the exons ATGTTTGGCAAAGTTTGGTCAACCTTTGAGCAAAGGTTTCGAGACAGACTACTTTCTCTGAGGTTATGGTGGAAG GCTGCTTTCCCCATATCCGTGACTCCTTCAATGGCTGCCGATGACTACAACCCT GTCTCCCTCCGACACAAATCCAAGAAGAAGAGCCGAGGAG GCAATGGTACGATGAGCAGAAGACGGATCTCGGTCAAAGAGCTCGGCCAGCCAGACCACCAGGGCTGGCTgtacaggaagaaagaaagcaaaggcTTTCTGGGTATGAAATGGAAGAAGTACTGGTTTGTGCTGAAGAAGACTGCTCTCTACTGGTATACCAACCAGCTG GCAGAAAAAGCTGAAGGCTACATCGACCTCACAAACTTCATGATCGACAGAGCCATCGAGTGCAAGAAGAAATA TGCATTCAAAGCTTGTCACCCGCAAGTTatgatgttttattttgctgccGAGAGCTACGAGGACATGAACTT gTGGGTGAATAAGCTTGGGCTGGCCTCCATTCAGTATGAGCAAACAGAAGTAAACGCTTCGGCCG AGTGTTATAGTGAAGCTAGTGATCACGAAGAAGCTGAAACCACAGAGATACCTCCTCCACCGTACTCTGAACAGACCCTGCGGGACTCCTCGAATGCCTCCGGTCCGCCTGGTAGCACACATCAG GGTACCCTTCCTCCCCCTTACTCCTCTGCAGTCCCCAGCGAAGCTAACGGTTCGCTCTCCTCACCTGTCAGTACGATCACATCTCAGAGCTCCGCCTCTTCGCTCACCAAGCAAAGACAGTCCTGGTTGGACCTCGTCTCGCAGGCATCTCCTTCTGCTGGGGAAACAGCAGTGGTGTGCTCAGCCCAGGTCCACTCGCATCAGCCTCCACAAAAGGAGACGGCAGAGGAAACAAGGCTGGAGAACTTGGCCACCCAGGACTCCTCGGGCACTGAATCTAATGAGGAAACGCCTTCAGCTGAGGGGGAAGATCAGAGGGAAGTTCTAAGGACGCAAAATAAAG GCAATCATGAGAACGGCTCCGATGAGATGGAGAAGCTGTATATTCACCTGAAGGAGGCCAGTCTGTCGCCGATAGGAGAACGTAAACCATCCACGAAAAAGGAATTTAGGACCTCCTTCGTAAGACGCTGCAAAAACCAGGCTGTCAATGACAAGCTGCACCTTATCAGGACACTCAACAGCACATTAAAG GCGAAAGAGGCGGACTTGCAGGCAATAGAACAGATCCTGTCTGACCCGGAGCTTACCTCAGACAAGTTCAGAGAGTGGAAGGAGGCCAACGGACCTCTGGTGCAGGAGATCTGTGTCACACACATCCAGCAGGTGGCGTCAGAGGCCGCAAAGGCTGAAGCGTCGGTCATAGCCGCTCCTGTGGTAGAGACCAGTTTATAA
- the ipcef1 gene encoding interactor protein for cytohesin exchange factors 1 isoform X3 produces MAADDYNPVSLRHKSKKKSRGGNGTMSRRRISVKELGQPDHQGWLYRKKESKGFLGMKWKKYWFVLKKTALYWYTNQLAEKAEGYIDLTNFMIDRAIECKKKYAFKACHPQVMMFYFAAESYEDMNLWVNKLGLASIQYEQTEVNASAECYSEASDHEEAETTEIPPPPYSEQTLRDSSNASGPPGSTHQGTLPPPYSSAVPSEANGSLSSPVSTITSQSSASSLTKQRQSWLDLVSQASPSAGETAVVCSAQVHSHQPPQKETAEETRLENLATQDSSGTESNEETPSAEGEDQREVLRTQNKGNHENGSDEMEKLYIHLKEASLSPIGERKPSTKKEFRTSFVRRCKNQAVNDKLHLIRTLNSTLKAKEADLQAIEQILSDPELTSDKFREWKEANGPLVQEICVTHIQQVASEAAKAEASVIAAPVVETSL; encoded by the exons ATGGCTGCCGATGACTACAACCCT GTCTCCCTCCGACACAAATCCAAGAAGAAGAGCCGAGGAG GCAATGGTACGATGAGCAGAAGACGGATCTCGGTCAAAGAGCTCGGCCAGCCAGACCACCAGGGCTGGCTgtacaggaagaaagaaagcaaaggcTTTCTGGGTATGAAATGGAAGAAGTACTGGTTTGTGCTGAAGAAGACTGCTCTCTACTGGTATACCAACCAGCTG GCAGAAAAAGCTGAAGGCTACATCGACCTCACAAACTTCATGATCGACAGAGCCATCGAGTGCAAGAAGAAATA TGCATTCAAAGCTTGTCACCCGCAAGTTatgatgttttattttgctgccGAGAGCTACGAGGACATGAACTT gTGGGTGAATAAGCTTGGGCTGGCCTCCATTCAGTATGAGCAAACAGAAGTAAACGCTTCGGCCG AGTGTTATAGTGAAGCTAGTGATCACGAAGAAGCTGAAACCACAGAGATACCTCCTCCACCGTACTCTGAACAGACCCTGCGGGACTCCTCGAATGCCTCCGGTCCGCCTGGTAGCACACATCAG GGTACCCTTCCTCCCCCTTACTCCTCTGCAGTCCCCAGCGAAGCTAACGGTTCGCTCTCCTCACCTGTCAGTACGATCACATCTCAGAGCTCCGCCTCTTCGCTCACCAAGCAAAGACAGTCCTGGTTGGACCTCGTCTCGCAGGCATCTCCTTCTGCTGGGGAAACAGCAGTGGTGTGCTCAGCCCAGGTCCACTCGCATCAGCCTCCACAAAAGGAGACGGCAGAGGAAACAAGGCTGGAGAACTTGGCCACCCAGGACTCCTCGGGCACTGAATCTAATGAGGAAACGCCTTCAGCTGAGGGGGAAGATCAGAGGGAAGTTCTAAGGACGCAAAATAAAG GCAATCATGAGAACGGCTCCGATGAGATGGAGAAGCTGTATATTCACCTGAAGGAGGCCAGTCTGTCGCCGATAGGAGAACGTAAACCATCCACGAAAAAGGAATTTAGGACCTCCTTCGTAAGACGCTGCAAAAACCAGGCTGTCAATGACAAGCTGCACCTTATCAGGACACTCAACAGCACATTAAAG GCGAAAGAGGCGGACTTGCAGGCAATAGAACAGATCCTGTCTGACCCGGAGCTTACCTCAGACAAGTTCAGAGAGTGGAAGGAGGCCAACGGACCTCTGGTGCAGGAGATCTGTGTCACACACATCCAGCAGGTGGCGTCAGAGGCCGCAAAGGCTGAAGCGTCGGTCATAGCCGCTCCTGTGGTAGAGACCAGTTTATAA